The Nocardia sp. NBC_00508 nucleotide sequence GGAGTTCTTCTGCTTGTTCCAGGCCGGCTGGTCGGCGGGAGCGGGTTTGCTCGGCGCCGTGGTGGTCTTGGCACCGGAAACGAACGCGTCAGCAGGGGACATCTGGAGTCTCTCCGTGGGGTGTGTTTTTTCCCAAAGGGCTGGGTCGACCGGCGCGGCTGAACCCCGCGACGGGAGCCGGTCCGATCAGACCCCGTCGCGGCGGTCGAGAAGAAGTGCCCGCTGCATGATGTCCGCGAGTTTACCGTGCCGCCATACCTCCGGAAAGGGTGGCCCGTCGTCGGGTGATCCGACGATCCCGCTACCGTTCGGTCGGTAGTGGACCACGCTTGTACGGGCCCGGGGTCCGACGGGACGTCGAAGGATAGCTATGACCTGGCTGGAGCAACTGGCCGTCTTCGGTGCGGGTATCGCGGCGGGCGGCATCAACACGATCGTCGGTTCGGGCACCCTCATCACTTTTCCCGTTCTGCTCGCCTTCGGCTTGCCGCCGGTCACCGCGAATGTGTCCAACACCATAGGCTTGGTCCCCGGTTCGCTCAGCGGCGTGCACGGCTACCGCCGCGAACTCGCCGGGCAGCGGGACCGGCTGCTGCGGCTGGGCACCGCGTCGCTACTCGGCGGCATCACCGGGGCGGTGCTGCTGCTCGTGCTTCCGCCCGCAGCGTTCAAGGCGATCGTGCCCGTGCTCATCACCTTGGCGTTGGTCCTGGTGGTGGTGCAGCCACGGCTGGCGAGCTGGGTGAAACGCCGACGGGAGAACGACGGCGCCCCGGTTCCGGCGCACGGCGGCCCGATCCTTTTCGCCGCGGTCTTCGCCGCCGGTGTCTATGGCGGATACTTCGGCGCCGCCCAGGGCGTGCTGCTGATCGGGTTGCTCGGCGTCTTCGTGCACGACGACATCCAGCGCCTCAACGGGACGAAGAACGCGCTCGCGCTGATCGTGAACGGCGTGTCCGCCCTGATCTTCGTCGTGGTCGCCGACGTGGACTGGCGGGCGGCGGCGTTGATCGCGCTGGGGTCGATCATCGGCGGCCAACTCGGCGCCAAGGTAGGCAGGCGGATGCCGCCGACGGTGCTGCGCGCGGTGATCGTCGTGGTCGGCCTCATCGCGGTGATCCGACTGGTCACGTCATAGGCGGCTGCCTCGCCTCCGCTCGGCCCGGCGCGGGCTGAAGACGGACTTCGTCCGGCTGTGTCTTTTCTGCGGCTGCCTCGCCTCCGCTCGGTCCGGTGCGGGCTATAGACGGACTTCGTTCGGCTGTGTCTTTTCTGCGGCTGCCTCGTCTTCGCTCGGTCCGGTGCGGGCTATAGACGGACTTCGTTCGGCTGTGTCTTTTCTGCGGCTGCCTCGTCTTCGCTCGGTCCGGTGCGGGCTATAGACGGACTTCGTTCGGCTGTGTCTTTTCTGCGGCTGCCTCGCCTCCGCTCGGTCCGGTGCGGGCTGAAGACGGACTTCGTCCGGCTGCGTTGCAGGGCATCTGCCCGAATTGCGGTGGCGAACTGGTCCGGAGGCCGAGCAGGGCGTCGGCGTAGTGCGGATCCCCAGTAGTGCGGCCGGGAAATCTCAGGG carries:
- a CDS encoding sulfite exporter TauE/SafE family protein produces the protein MTWLEQLAVFGAGIAAGGINTIVGSGTLITFPVLLAFGLPPVTANVSNTIGLVPGSLSGVHGYRRELAGQRDRLLRLGTASLLGGITGAVLLLVLPPAAFKAIVPVLITLALVLVVVQPRLASWVKRRRENDGAPVPAHGGPILFAAVFAAGVYGGYFGAAQGVLLIGLLGVFVHDDIQRLNGTKNALALIVNGVSALIFVVVADVDWRAAALIALGSIIGGQLGAKVGRRMPPTVLRAVIVVVGLIAVIRLVTS
- a CDS encoding DUF1272 domain-containing protein; translated protein: MRAEDGLRPAALQGICPNCGGELVRRPSRASA